The following are encoded together in the Girardinichthys multiradiatus isolate DD_20200921_A chromosome X, DD_fGirMul_XY1, whole genome shotgun sequence genome:
- the LOC124863310 gene encoding prostaglandin E2 receptor EP1 subtype-like, giving the protein MQVMQDSNSSGFNTNFNSSTMTPQVDFPHNGIPSNPIIASLTMTLGILFNVVALIILIKAYTRFRRRSKATFLLFASSLVVTDLTGHVVSGGLVLRRYSTANLTSQDGPTNPDSPCQFLGGCLVFFGLCPLFLGCAMAAERCLGVTNPLLHARLVTTARTKIALSMTWFLALCVALLPVFQLGDYTYQYPGTWCFIKVMDTNAKDLTFVMLFSGLALSSLALAFICNTISGLTLIRARLKKNSSSQRFSARSHDTEMVVQLVGIMVTSCICWSPLLIFSLMSAVHSYSESQLSEEVTRTYSKLMMTGVRMATWNQILDPWVYILLRRAILRKIYRITKNQASFKRSTLRSVRLDISSLHKLENIPAKKI; this is encoded by the exons GGCATCCCTTCAAACCCCATCATTGCCAGCCTCACAATGACTCTGGGCATCCTATTTAATGTGGTGGCCCTCATCATTCTCATTAAGGCCTACACCCGCTTCCGGCGAAGGTCAAAGGCGACCTTCTTGCTCTTTGCCAGTTCCCTTGTGGTCACAGACCTCACAGGTCATGTGGTCTCTGGAGGACTGGTACTAAGGAGATACTCCACAGCCAATCTGACATCCCAGGATGGTCCAACAAATCCAGACAGTCCTTGTCAGTTTCTCGGAGGTTGCCTGGTGTTTTTCGGCTTGTGCCCGCTCTTTCTGGGCTGTGCAATGGCTGCTGAGCGCTGCCTCGGTGTCACCAATCCTTTGCTGCATGCTCGGCTGGTAACCACAGCCCGGACGAAAATAGCCCTGTCCATGACCTGGTTCCTGGCTCTATGCGTAGCCCTGCTACCTGTATTCCAACTAGGGGACTATACTTACCAGTACCCAGGAACATGGTGCTTTATTAAGGTGATGGACACTAATGCCAAGGATCTGACTTTTGTGATGCTGTTCTCTGGACTGGCTTTAAGCTCTCTTGCTCTGGCCTTCATATGCAACACCATCAGTGGACTCACACTTATTAGAGCCAGGCTAAAGAAGAATTCATCCTCACAGAGGTTCTCTGCAAGGTCTCATGACACAGAGATGGTGGTCCAACTGGTTGGCATCATGGTCACCTCTTGCATCTGCTGGAGCCCTCTGCTG atctTTTCGTTGATGTCAGCCGTGCACTCTTACAGCGAATCACAACTGAGCGAGGAAGTCACCCGCACTTACAGTAAACTCATGATGACCGGTGTCAGAATGGCAACCTGGAATCAGATCCTGGACCCATGGGTCTACATCCTGCTGAGACGTGCCATCCTCCGAAAAATCTACCGCATCACCAAAAACCAGGCCAGCTTCAAGAGGAGCACCTTACGATCCGTCCGCTTGGACATCAGCTCCCTCCACAAGTTGGAGAATATTCCTgccaaaaagatttaa